From a region of the Tenggerimyces flavus genome:
- a CDS encoding NADH-quinone oxidoreductase subunit G, which yields MTVQASDGAATEVENLVTLTIDDIEVSVPKGTLIIRAAELIGIQVPRFCDHPLLDPVGACRQCLVEITDAGNGRGMPKPQASCTIEVAPGMVVKTQLSSHVADKAQQGVMEFLLANHPLDCPVCDKGGECPLQNQAMSNGRPETRFHETKRLFEKPIPISSQVLLDRERCVLCARCTRFSNQVAGDPFIELLERGSLQQVGIYENEPFSSYFSGNTVQICPVGALTSAAYRFRSRPFDLVSSPGIAEHDACGAAIRVDHRRGKVMRRLAGDDPEVNEEWISDKDRFAFRYAQQPDRLEHPLVRDEDTGELRPASWSEAFRVAAEGLAKAKADGGVGVLPGGRVTVEDAYAYGKFARVALGTNDVDFRARSHSDEEIDFLASTVAGTGLGVTYRDLEHARTVLLVGLDPEEEAAIVFLRLRKAALKNTTKIWSVAPYTTRGLTKMRGTLLRAAPGTEAEYLEALNRGDEDSGLDEFGIAASEALRGGNAIVLVGGRMASVPGALSTAVKLAETTGARLAWVPKRAGERGAVDAGALPTLLPGGRQVEDAAARVDIGTAWGTGTLPTVRGRDTSGILAAAGSGRLGALVVGGVDPVDLPGPRVALEAFDKVPFLVSLELRPSQVTERADVVFPVAAMAEKAGTFFNWEGRVRPFDKAIPSVGTHSDLYILAGLADELGASLGFTTVAGAWRELTELGAWDGERAAAPSVAAAEPAQPGPGEAVLATWQQLLDNGRAQDGDANLAGTARAPKARLSAATAEEFGLVEGDRVSVTANGGEIVLPLEIADLPERVVWLPTNSPGSAVRRDIGAGAGTVVRVGKASAPAEEGGAA from the coding sequence ATGACTGTGCAGGCGTCGGACGGCGCTGCCACGGAGGTCGAGAACCTCGTCACGCTGACGATCGACGACATCGAGGTCAGCGTGCCGAAGGGGACCCTGATCATCCGTGCCGCCGAGCTGATCGGGATCCAGGTCCCGCGGTTCTGCGACCACCCGTTGCTGGATCCGGTCGGTGCGTGCCGGCAGTGCCTCGTCGAGATCACCGACGCCGGCAACGGCCGAGGGATGCCGAAGCCGCAAGCCTCGTGCACGATCGAGGTCGCGCCCGGCATGGTCGTCAAGACACAGCTCTCGTCGCACGTGGCGGACAAGGCGCAGCAGGGCGTGATGGAGTTCCTGCTCGCCAACCACCCGCTGGACTGCCCGGTCTGCGACAAGGGCGGCGAGTGCCCACTGCAGAACCAGGCGATGAGCAACGGTCGCCCGGAGACGCGGTTCCACGAGACCAAGCGCCTCTTCGAGAAGCCGATCCCGATCTCCAGCCAGGTGCTGCTGGACCGCGAGCGCTGCGTGCTCTGCGCGCGTTGCACCCGGTTCTCCAACCAGGTCGCGGGTGACCCGTTCATCGAGCTGCTCGAGCGCGGCTCGCTGCAGCAGGTCGGCATCTACGAGAACGAGCCGTTCTCCAGCTACTTCTCCGGCAACACGGTCCAGATCTGCCCGGTGGGCGCGCTCACCAGCGCGGCGTACCGGTTCCGGTCGCGGCCGTTCGACCTGGTCTCCTCGCCCGGCATCGCCGAGCACGACGCGTGCGGCGCGGCGATCCGCGTCGACCACCGGCGCGGCAAGGTGATGCGCCGACTCGCCGGCGACGACCCCGAGGTCAACGAGGAGTGGATCAGCGACAAGGACCGCTTCGCGTTCCGGTACGCCCAGCAGCCCGACCGCCTCGAGCACCCGCTGGTGCGCGACGAGGACACCGGTGAGCTGCGGCCCGCGTCGTGGTCGGAGGCGTTCCGCGTCGCCGCCGAGGGACTCGCGAAGGCCAAGGCCGACGGTGGAGTCGGCGTGCTGCCGGGCGGTCGGGTGACGGTCGAGGACGCCTACGCGTACGGCAAGTTCGCCCGCGTCGCGCTCGGCACGAACGACGTCGACTTCCGCGCCCGCTCGCACTCCGACGAGGAGATCGACTTCCTCGCCTCGACGGTGGCGGGCACCGGACTCGGCGTCACGTACCGCGACCTGGAACACGCGAGGACCGTGCTGCTCGTCGGCCTCGACCCCGAGGAAGAGGCCGCGATCGTCTTCCTTCGGCTCCGCAAGGCGGCGCTGAAGAACACCACGAAGATCTGGTCGGTCGCCCCGTACACGACGCGTGGTCTCACCAAGATGCGCGGCACGCTGCTCCGTGCGGCTCCCGGCACCGAGGCCGAGTACCTCGAGGCGCTCAACCGCGGCGACGAGGACTCCGGGCTCGACGAGTTCGGGATCGCTGCCTCGGAGGCGCTGCGCGGCGGCAACGCGATCGTCCTGGTCGGCGGTCGGATGGCCAGCGTGCCAGGCGCGCTGTCCACGGCCGTCAAGCTCGCCGAGACGACGGGCGCGCGGCTGGCCTGGGTGCCCAAGCGGGCGGGCGAGCGCGGCGCGGTCGACGCCGGTGCGCTGCCGACGCTGCTGCCCGGCGGCCGTCAGGTCGAGGACGCCGCGGCGCGGGTCGACATCGGCACCGCGTGGGGAACGGGCACGCTGCCGACCGTCCGTGGCCGCGACACCTCCGGCATCCTTGCCGCGGCCGGCTCCGGCCGGCTCGGCGCGCTGGTCGTCGGCGGTGTCGACCCGGTCGACCTGCCCGGCCCGCGGGTGGCGCTGGAAGCGTTCGACAAGGTGCCGTTCCTGGTGAGCCTGGAGCTGCGGCCGAGCCAGGTCACCGAGCGCGCGGACGTCGTGTTCCCGGTCGCCGCGATGGCCGAGAAGGCCGGCACGTTCTTCAACTGGGAGGGCCGGGTCCGCCCGTTCGACAAGGCGATCCCGAGCGTGGGTACGCACTCCGACCTCTACATCCTCGCGGGGCTGGCCGACGAGCTCGGCGCGTCGCTCGGCTTCACCACGGTCGCCGGAGCGTGGCGCGAGCTCACCGAGCTCGGCGCCTGGGACGGCGAGCGCGCGGCGGCACCGAGCGTCGCGGCGGCCGAGCCGGCGCAGCCCGGTCCGGGCGAGGCCGTTCTCGCGACCTGGCAGCAGCTGCTCGACAACGGTCGCGCGCAGGACGGCGACGCGAACCTCGCCGGCACCGCGCGCGCGCCGAAGGCCCGGCTGTCCGCCGCGACCGCCGAGGAGTTCGGCCTGGTCGAGGGCGACCGGGTGTCGGTGACCGCCAACGGTGGTGAGATCGTGCTGCCGCTGGAGATCGCGGACCTGCCCGAGCGGGTGGTGTGGCTTCCCACCAACTCGCCGGGTTCCGCGGTACGCAGGGACATCGGTGCCGGTGCGGGCACCGTGGTCAGGGTCGGGAAGGCCTCGGCACCCGCCGAAGAAGGAGGCGCGGCATGA
- the nuoF gene encoding NADH-quinone oxidoreductase subunit NuoF, which yields MTTALAPVLTANWEQDRAWTHDAYVSQGGYEALRKAVTLDPDAVVQLVKDSGLRGRGGAGFPTGMKWGFLPPLADKPRYLVVNADESEPGACKDIPFMMASPHTLIEGVIISSYAIRARYAFVYVRGEVLHVVRRLQQAVAEAYAEGYLGDSVLGTGYELDVIVHAGAGAYICGEETAMLDSLEGRRGQPRLRPPFPAVEGLYASPTVVNNVCTIGTVPAIVRGGVEEFRKLGTEKAPGTAIYSISGHVVRPGQYEAPMGTTMRQLLDYAGGVRAGHQLKFFTPGGSSTPMFTPEQLDVPLDYDSVAAAGSQFGTASPMVFDETVCVVRCVLRWMEFYKHESCGKCTPCREGTFWMTQILQRLENGEGGEQDLDTLLDLCDNVSGRSFCALGDFAVGPVISSIKHFREEYLAHQTYGGCPFDPAASMLFESPATAGVAS from the coding sequence ATGACCACAGCCCTCGCGCCGGTGCTCACCGCCAACTGGGAGCAGGATCGTGCCTGGACGCACGACGCCTACGTCTCCCAGGGCGGCTATGAGGCGCTGCGCAAGGCCGTGACGCTCGACCCGGATGCCGTCGTCCAGCTGGTCAAGGACTCCGGCCTGCGCGGCCGCGGCGGTGCCGGCTTCCCCACGGGCATGAAGTGGGGCTTCCTGCCGCCGCTCGCGGACAAGCCGCGCTACCTCGTGGTCAACGCGGACGAGTCCGAACCGGGTGCCTGCAAGGACATCCCGTTCATGATGGCGAGCCCGCACACGCTGATCGAGGGCGTGATCATCTCCTCGTACGCGATCAGGGCGCGGTACGCGTTCGTCTACGTCCGTGGCGAGGTGCTGCACGTCGTCCGCCGGCTGCAGCAGGCGGTCGCGGAGGCGTACGCCGAGGGCTATCTCGGCGACAGCGTGCTCGGCACCGGCTACGAGCTCGACGTGATCGTGCACGCCGGCGCGGGCGCGTACATCTGCGGTGAAGAGACCGCGATGCTCGACTCGCTCGAGGGCCGTCGTGGCCAGCCGAGGCTGCGGCCCCCTTTCCCCGCGGTGGAAGGGCTGTACGCCTCGCCGACCGTGGTCAACAACGTCTGCACGATCGGGACCGTGCCGGCGATCGTGCGCGGTGGCGTCGAGGAGTTCCGCAAGCTGGGCACGGAGAAGGCGCCGGGGACGGCGATCTACTCGATCTCCGGGCATGTCGTGCGACCCGGGCAGTACGAGGCGCCGATGGGTACGACGATGCGGCAGCTCCTCGACTACGCCGGCGGCGTCCGCGCCGGGCACCAGCTCAAGTTCTTCACCCCGGGCGGCTCGTCGACGCCGATGTTCACCCCCGAGCAGCTCGACGTCCCGCTCGACTACGACTCGGTCGCCGCGGCCGGCTCGCAGTTCGGGACCGCCTCGCCGATGGTGTTCGACGAGACCGTGTGCGTCGTGCGGTGCGTGCTGCGCTGGATGGAGTTCTACAAGCACGAGTCCTGCGGCAAGTGCACGCCGTGCCGCGAGGGAACGTTCTGGATGACCCAGATCCTGCAGCGGCTGGAGAACGGTGAGGGCGGCGAGCAGGATCTCGACACGCTGCTCGACCTGTGCGACAACGTCTCCGGCCGGTCGTTCTGCGCGCTCGGGGACTTCGCGGTCGGTCCGGTGATCTCCTCGATCAAGCACTTCCGCGAGGAGTACCTCGCGCATCAGACGTACGGCGGCTGCCCGTTCGACCCGGCCGCTTCCATGCTCTTCGAAAGCCCCGCTACCGCTGGAGTCGCATCATGA
- the nuoF gene encoding NADH-quinone oxidoreductase subunit NuoF — protein MVDPLGPVLTANWGQDRAWTYDAYVDQGGYDGLRAAVALDPDAVIQMVKDSNLRGRGGAGFPTGMKWGFLPPLGDKPRYLVVNADESEPGTCKDIPLMMASPHTLVEGVIISSYAIRARHAFIYVRGEVLHVVRRLQQAVAEAYAEGYLGENILGSGYDLDIIVHAGAGAYICGEETALLDSLEGRRGQPRLRPPFPAVAGLYASPTVINNVESIASVPAIIANGPDWFSSMGTEKSKGHVIYSLSGHVTNPGQYEAPLGITLRELLDLAGGVREGHQLKFWHPGGSSTPLLTAEHLDAPLDFEGMVAVGSILGTRALSIFDETVCVVRCALRWTEFYKHESCGKCTPCREGTWWLVQILERLEKGDGSEEDLETLLDLTDNIAGRAFCALADGAAAPIQSSIKHFRDEYLAHFEHHGCPFDPAAAQLFPSEQLVGASA, from the coding sequence ATGGTCGACCCACTGGGGCCCGTCCTCACCGCGAACTGGGGCCAGGACCGCGCGTGGACGTACGACGCGTACGTCGACCAAGGCGGCTACGACGGCCTGCGCGCCGCCGTCGCGCTCGATCCCGACGCCGTCATCCAGATGGTCAAGGACTCCAACCTGCGCGGCCGTGGCGGCGCGGGCTTCCCGACCGGCATGAAGTGGGGCTTCCTGCCCCCGCTGGGCGACAAGCCGCGCTACCTCGTGGTCAACGCGGACGAGTCCGAGCCAGGCACCTGCAAGGACATCCCGCTGATGATGGCCAGCCCGCACACGCTGGTCGAGGGCGTCATCATCTCCTCGTACGCGATCCGCGCGCGGCACGCGTTCATCTACGTGCGCGGTGAGGTGCTGCACGTCGTCCGCCGGCTGCAGCAGGCGGTCGCGGAGGCGTACGCCGAGGGCTACCTGGGCGAGAACATCCTCGGCAGCGGCTACGACCTCGACATCATCGTGCACGCGGGCGCCGGCGCCTACATCTGCGGCGAGGAGACCGCGCTCCTCGACTCGCTCGAGGGTCGGCGCGGGCAGCCGAGGCTGCGTCCGCCGTTCCCCGCGGTCGCTGGTCTGTACGCGTCCCCCACAGTGATCAACAACGTGGAGTCGATCGCCAGCGTTCCCGCGATCATCGCGAACGGTCCGGACTGGTTCTCCTCGATGGGCACCGAGAAGTCCAAGGGCCACGTGATCTACTCGCTGTCCGGGCACGTCACGAACCCCGGCCAGTACGAGGCCCCGCTCGGCATCACGCTGCGCGAGCTGCTCGACCTCGCCGGCGGCGTCCGCGAGGGACACCAGCTGAAGTTCTGGCACCCCGGCGGCTCGTCGACGCCGCTGCTCACCGCCGAGCATCTCGATGCCCCGTTGGACTTCGAGGGCATGGTGGCGGTCGGCAGCATCCTCGGCACCCGCGCGCTGTCGATCTTCGACGAGACCGTGTGCGTCGTACGTTGCGCGCTGCGTTGGACCGAGTTCTACAAGCACGAGTCCTGCGGCAAGTGCACCCCGTGCCGCGAGGGCACCTGGTGGCTGGTGCAGATCCTCGAACGGCTGGAGAAGGGCGACGGCAGCGAGGAGGACCTCGAGACGCTGCTGGACCTGACCGACAACATCGCCGGCCGCGCGTTCTGCGCGCTCGCCGACGGTGCGGCCGCGCCGATCCAGTCGTCGATCAAGCACTTCCGCGACGAGTACCTCGCGCACTTCGAGCACCACGGCTGCCCGTTCGACCCGGCCGCTGCCCAGCTCTTCCCGAGCGAGCAGCTCGTCGGAGCGTCCGCATGA
- the nuoE gene encoding NADH-quinone oxidoreductase subunit NuoE, whose protein sequence is MISEETKVELRAIMARYPQPRSALLPMLHLVQSTEGYVTPESIEVCAELLELTSAEVAAVATFYTMYKRRPVGDYHVGVCTNTLCAVMGGDSIFQSLKEHLGVGNDETTEDGKVTLEHIECNAACDFAPVIMVNWEFFDNQTPDSARALVDDLRAGKEVQATRGARVCTFREAERVLAGFPDGRADEGVTAGPASLAGLRLAEERGWAAPESSNGRTRRKAPEHTPASAVAQADTKRAESETRQAEVGSGTGAGGPDKRGDAPHDDTAKGEG, encoded by the coding sequence TTGATCTCTGAAGAAACCAAAGTCGAGCTGCGCGCCATCATGGCGCGCTACCCGCAGCCGCGGTCGGCGCTGTTGCCGATGCTGCACCTGGTGCAGAGCACGGAGGGGTACGTCACCCCCGAGAGCATCGAGGTCTGCGCCGAGCTGCTCGAGCTGACCTCGGCCGAGGTGGCGGCGGTCGCGACGTTCTACACGATGTACAAGCGGCGTCCGGTCGGCGACTACCACGTCGGCGTGTGCACCAACACGCTGTGCGCGGTGATGGGTGGGGACTCGATCTTCCAGTCCCTGAAGGAACATCTCGGCGTCGGCAACGACGAGACCACCGAGGACGGCAAGGTCACGCTCGAGCACATCGAGTGCAACGCTGCCTGCGACTTCGCGCCGGTCATCATGGTCAACTGGGAGTTCTTCGACAACCAGACGCCGGACTCCGCCAGGGCGCTGGTCGACGACCTGCGCGCCGGCAAGGAGGTCCAGGCCACCCGCGGTGCGCGCGTTTGCACGTTCCGCGAGGCCGAGCGCGTGCTCGCCGGCTTCCCCGACGGCCGTGCCGACGAGGGCGTCACCGCCGGTCCGGCGTCGCTCGCTGGTCTTCGGCTCGCCGAGGAACGCGGCTGGGCCGCGCCGGAGTCGTCGAACGGCCGTACGCGCCGCAAGGCTCCGGAGCACACCCCGGCGTCCGCGGTCGCGCAGGCCGACACCAAGCGCGCGGAGTCCGAGACCCGCCAGGCCGAGGTCGGCTCCGGCACCGGCGCCGGTGGCCCGGACAAGCGTGGCGACGCTCCGCACGACGACACCGCGAAGGGGGAGGGCTGA
- a CDS encoding NADH-quinone oxidoreductase subunit D, whose translation MTTDNVTDPYASVRDTTEGQVYTVTGQDWDSVVAGVAESGDERVVVNMGPQHPSTHGVLRLVLELDGETVRDTRLMVGYLHTGIEKNMEYRTWTQGVTFCTRMDYVMPFHNEAAYVGAVEKLLGIEEQIPTRAHVLRVMMMELNRISSHLVAIATGGMEIGAITVMTIGFREREKVLDLYELITGLRMNHAYFRPGGVSQDLPPNGLQELKDFSKWMKKHLGEYADFCNANPIFKGRLKDVGYLDLAGCMAFGVTGPTLRSTGYPWDLRKNQPYWGYETYDFDVPIHEGSDAYARFRIRLDEMHESVRIIDQCIKRLEEPGPVMIEDKKIAWPAQLAIGADGMGNSLDHIKHIMGESMEALIHHFKLVTEGFRVPAGQSYFAVESPRGELACHAVSDGGTRPYRAHFRDPSFANLQAAAAMSEGCQVADVIVVIASLDPVLGGVDR comes from the coding sequence ATGACTACTGACAACGTCACCGATCCGTACGCGAGCGTCCGCGACACCACCGAGGGACAGGTCTACACGGTCACCGGGCAGGACTGGGACTCCGTCGTGGCCGGCGTCGCCGAGTCCGGCGACGAGCGCGTCGTGGTCAACATGGGACCGCAGCACCCGTCCACGCACGGCGTGCTCCGGCTCGTGCTCGAGCTCGACGGCGAGACCGTTCGCGACACGCGGCTGATGGTCGGCTACCTGCACACCGGCATCGAGAAGAACATGGAGTACCGGACGTGGACGCAAGGCGTCACGTTCTGCACTCGCATGGACTACGTGATGCCGTTCCACAACGAGGCGGCGTACGTCGGCGCGGTGGAGAAGCTGCTCGGCATCGAGGAGCAGATCCCGACCCGCGCGCACGTGCTCCGAGTGATGATGATGGAGCTCAACCGGATCTCCTCCCACCTGGTCGCGATCGCGACCGGCGGCATGGAGATCGGCGCGATCACGGTCATGACGATCGGCTTCCGCGAGCGCGAGAAGGTGCTCGACCTGTATGAGCTGATCACCGGGCTGCGCATGAACCACGCGTACTTCCGGCCCGGCGGCGTCTCGCAGGATCTGCCGCCGAACGGCCTGCAGGAGCTCAAGGACTTCTCCAAGTGGATGAAGAAGCACCTCGGTGAGTACGCCGACTTCTGCAACGCGAACCCGATCTTCAAGGGCCGCCTGAAGGACGTCGGCTACCTCGACCTCGCCGGCTGCATGGCGTTCGGGGTCACCGGGCCGACGCTCCGCTCGACCGGCTACCCGTGGGACCTGCGCAAGAACCAGCCCTACTGGGGTTACGAGACGTACGACTTCGACGTGCCGATCCACGAGGGCTCCGACGCGTACGCGCGGTTCCGGATCCGCCTCGACGAGATGCACGAGTCGGTGCGGATCATCGACCAGTGCATCAAGCGGCTCGAGGAGCCCGGCCCGGTGATGATCGAGGACAAGAAGATCGCCTGGCCCGCGCAGCTCGCGATCGGCGCGGACGGCATGGGCAACTCCCTCGACCACATCAAGCACATCATGGGCGAGTCGATGGAAGCGTTGATCCATCACTTCAAGCTCGTGACCGAGGGCTTCCGCGTTCCGGCGGGGCAGTCGTATTTCGCTGTCGAGTCGCCGCGCGGTGAGCTAGCGTGCCACGCCGTGTCCGATGGTGGAACGCGTCCGTACCGCGCGCACTTCCGCGACCCGTCGTTCGCCAACCTCCAGGCCGCGGCAGCGATGTCCGAGGGCTGTCAGGTCGCCGACGTCATCGTGGTCATCGCCAGCCTCGACCCCGTCCTGGGCGGAGTGGACCGTTGA